The Flavobacterium sp. CBA20B-1 genome includes the window GCAATAATTCCTGATTAAAAACCACACCTGCACAATGATCATGCGCTGCTCCTGTTACGCTGCTCAGCACATTTGGAACGTTTGTAATGCGCAATACACCCAAAAAGGCAAAAACAATGGCTTCTTTAAATTCTATCAGTTCTTTAGACCCTAAAACAACGGTTGTATGAGGTGCGTAAATTTTTAATCTATTAATAAGATGTTCGTTAAAAGCACCGCCACCAGTTACCAATAATTTTGCATTTTCTTTTGTAAGGATTAATGCAATTTGATACGCAATATGTTCTGTTACCGTTGCCAAATGATCTTGTGCGGTTAACTGATATTTTTCAATTAAAGGCAGATATATCGCATGCACTTGTTCTATCCCTAACGATTTGGGTCCTTGTTGATTATAAAACGACAAATTGTTCAATTCATTAAACAAATCGTCATTTATAGTTCCAGATGCTGCAAAATTTCCGCTTTCATCAAACTCTTTCCCTAATTTTTTTGCAAAATGATTCAACAAGGTGTTCACCGGACAAATATCGAATGCTATGCGTTTTCCCTCTTGTTCAAAAGATATATTTGAAAAGCCACCTAAATTCAAGCAATAATCATATTCCGAGAAAAGCAACCGATCGCCCATAGGAACCAATGGCGCTCCTTGCCCACCCAATTGCACATCTTGCA containing:
- a CDS encoding anhydro-N-acetylmuramic acid kinase is translated as MNTEKFKVLGVMSGTSLDGIDCAVVEFTKQNADWSFRLIAAETIAYAKVWQDKLQNALHLSEADLHLLNIEYTHFLGGFLADFIRDNNLNDLDFISSHGHTVLHQPEKGITLQIGNLPLITDLLSLPFVCDFRVQDVQLGGQGAPLVPMGDRLLFSEYDYCLNLGGFSNISFEQEGKRIAFDICPVNTLLNHFAKKLGKEFDESGNFAASGTINDDLFNELNNLSFYNQQGPKSLGIEQVHAIYLPLIEKYQLTAQDHLATVTEHIAYQIALILTKENAKLLVTGGGAFNEHLINRLKIYAPHTTVVLGSKELIEFKEAIVFAFLGVLRITNVPNVLSSVTGAAHDHCAGVVFNQELLPTNC